The DNA sequence GCGGATCCTCTTCTCGAAGCTGGACAGCCAGCCGGCCACGGTGCCCACGCTCGACCTGCAGGAATACGCCGTCGGCACGGTCTGCGCGGCCGTCCCGATCACGGCGGGAGCCTCGGTGGGCTGCCTCGCGCTGTCCCTGCCCGTGGAGCACGCCCACCGGCTGCGGGCCGCGGCCGACGTGCTGAACCGCAAGGCCGCGCCGCTGCTGCTCTCGCTCACCCTCTGAGTCAGGTCCGGGCCCCGCACGGCAGGGGCCCGACCGGGCCGGCCCGGCCCGGCCCGGAAAACACTTCGGGCGGTTCCCGGTGAACCGGAAACCGCCCGAAGGACAGGTGCGCCGCCAGGGACTCGAACCCCGGACCCGCTGATTAAGAGTCAGCTGCTCTAACCAACTGAGCTAGCGGCGCCTGCTGACAGAGAAAATACTACCTGCTCCTCCGGAGTGCTCAAAACCGCTTCCGGAGCCGCCCTCGGCGACCCGGTCAGCGGCTCAGCAGATCGGCCCGCCCCTGCGCCTCGTAGGCGGCCAGCAGCCCGGTCAGGTCCTCCGCTTCCAGCCGCCGGTACGCGTCCTCGCCCGGCGGCCGCCACCAGACCGGGTCGGTGGTGTGGAAGGCCTCGCGGCGCAGGGAGACCCGGTGGACCTTGTTGGTCGCGGTGGTCGGCATGGCTCCGACGATGCGCACGTAGCGCGGGGCCATCTTGGTGCCGAGGTCGGGCTGGGCGGCGAGGAAGGCCGCGAACCCCTGCGGGGAGAAGGCGGCCCCCTCGCGCAGGGCCACGGCGGCCATGACCTGGTCGCCCGCCACCTCGTCCGGTACGGCGTACACCGCCACGGCGGCCGCCCGGGTCCAGCGGGCGAGGATGTTCTCGATCACCGCCGCGGCCAGGTTCTCGCTGTCGACGCGCAGCTGGTCGTCGGTGCGGCCGGCGAAGTAGAGGAAGCCGTCGGGGTCGCGGAAGAAGAGGTCCCCGGTCCAGTACCAGCCGTCGCGGGTGCGGGCGGCCTCCGCGTCGGGGTTGCGCCAGTAGCCCTCGAAGAGGCTGCGGCCCTTGTTGACCAGCTCGCCGATGGCCTCGGAGCCGTTGAGGAGGCGGCCTTGTGGGTCGAGTTCGGCCGGCGGGCACTCGCGGCCCGTCTCCGGGTCGATGACGGCCAGGTCGTCGCCCGCGCCGGCCCGGCCCAGGGCGCCCGGCGGTGTGTCGGGGGTGCGCTGGACGGAGGCGCCGCCCTCGGTGGCCCCGTAGCCCTCGACGAGGCGGACCCCGAAACGCTCGGCGAAGCGCGCCGCGTCGACCGCGCCCGCCTCGGTGCCGAAGCCGAGGCGCAGGGTGTGTTCGCGGTCGTCGGGGCGGGGCGGGGTGGCGAGGAGGTACTGCACGGCGCGGCCTACGTAGGTGAAGTACGTCGCCTCGTAGGCCCGTACGTCGTCCAGGAACGCGGAGGCCGAGAAGCGGCGGCGCAGGGCCACGGCGGCCCCGCCCGCGAGGGCGGGCAGCCAGTCGGCGATCACCGCGTTGCCGTGGAAGAGGGGCATGCAGATGTAGTGGACGTCGTCCGGGGTGACCGAAAAGTGACGTGCGAGCGAGGCGCCGGCGCCGGCCAGGCGGCCCTGGGTGCAGATGGCCGCTTTGGGGGCGCCGGTGGAGCCGGAGGTGAAGTAGAGGAGCAGCCGGGAGGACGGGGTCGGGCCGGGGCCGAGCGTCGCGTCGCCGGGCTTCGCCGTGGCGTACGGGTCGAGCAGGGCCTCGTACTCGTCGGTGTCCGTGACGAGCAGGCGTACGCCGGGCAGGTCGAGGCCGCGCAGGAGCGGCAGGTGGGTCCGCTCGGTCACCAGGATCCGGCAGTCGGTGTGCAGGATGTCGCGGGCCAGCTCGGGACCGCGCCGGGTGGGGTTGATCCCGGCGACGGCGGCCCCGGCGAGGGCCGCCGCGCCGAGCCAGAACGGGAACTCGGGGGTGTTGTCGAGCAGCACCCCGATGTGCGGCTCCGCCCCCGGCGGCAGCAGGTCGACGAGGAGCGCGGCGCGCGCCGCGGCCTCCCGGGCGGTCCGGTGGTGGCTGAGGACGCCGTCGGCGTACTTCAGACCGGGCCGGTGGTCGCCCCATTGGCTCGCGATGAGCTCCGCGACGGTTTCGGGTGTCGTCGTCCGCATGCCGCCGGAGGATAGCTGACGTTCCGTCAGAAATGAACGCCGGGCGGGGAGCCCGTGGTCACCGACGGTCAGAACCGGACGTCGGAGCAGGAGTAGAAGGCCATCGGGGTGTCGTTGACGGTCCACACGGCGAGGATCATGTGCCGGCCGGTCTTGCCGCTCGGCATGGCGCCCTGGTGGACGGTGGTCATGGCGGGGCGGGCGCCGTTGTAGGCGACCGTGAGGAAGGGCTGCGGGTCGAGGGCGGCGCGGGTGAGGGGCTTGGTGGAGTCCCAGCCGTTCTTGGTGACGTAGTACCGGAAGTCGGTGGTGGAGTGGTTCGCGGTGAACTGCCAGCGGAAGCCGTAGCTCTGCCCGCTGGTCACCGGGGTGGCCGGCCAGGCGCCGCCGCGCGGGTCGTCGAGCTGCGCGAACTCCGTGTGGTTGCCCGCACATATGCGGCCGTCGGCGGGACCCGCGGCCGGGAACCCCTTGAGGCCCTCGACGCTTTGGGGCTCCCACTGGATGGGGCCGCAGTCGGAGACGGTCTTGTTGGCACAGAGCTTCTGGCGGCTGATCGGGGTGTCGGTGTACCCGTGACTGCTGGCCGTGGGGGCCGTGACGAGCGCGAGGGCGGCGACGACACCGAGGCCGACGGTGGTGGCGGTGGCCGTGGCGGCGGCCCGCTTGGTTCTGGGCATGCGGAAGGAACGCATGAGGCTGATGCTCCTTGAACGTGGGGGGATGTCCGGAGAGAGCGTGCGCACGCGTGGGGATGGGCCGTACCGGTTTCGGCGGCACGGCCCGTTCACGAGCTCTGGGTTTAGGTCTAGACCAAGTTCCACAGTATTGACGGGAGTTGGCCATGTCCAGACCAATGGAAGAACGGGTGGTCCGGACCACCCGGATTCCACCCGCTCTCTCCCGCGTCCGGCGTCGGCCGGCGAGGGCTACTCGGCGCGGCCCGTGTAGAAGGCGACGGTCAGGTCCTTCACGAGGGCCTTGCGCTCGTAGTCGTCGAGCTCCACGATCCCGCGCGAGGTGAGGCGGTGGACGGTGTCGTCCACCGCGTCGACCACCGAGGTCAGGACGGTGTCCCGGTGCTTGGCGTCGATCGCCGCGACCCGGCGCCGGCGCATGGCGTCCGCGACCTCGGGGGCGTACTCGATCCGGGTCGGCTGCGCCGAGAACACCTCCACGCCGACCGCCTCGGTCTCCGCCGCCAGCATCCGGGTCAGCGCGTCGCCGACGGCCTCGGCGTCGCGCAGGGTCGGGGCGGCCTCGTGGAAGGCGTCGGCCGGGAGCTGGGACAGGACCCGGGCCATGGCCGACTCGACCTGCTCGGCGAGGTAGTCGACGTGGTCCTCCACGGCCAGGGTCGCCCGGGCCGTGTCCTTGACCTGCCAGACCACCTGGACGACGACCTGGAGGGCGAGCCCGCCGGAATCCACGGCGGGCATCGGGTCGCTGCGCCAGTGCCGCAGCCGGACGTCGACCCGGCGGCGCAGCAGCAGGGGGCTGATCCAGGTGAGGCCGGTACGGCGGACGGTGCCGCGGTAGCGGCCGAAGAGGGTGAGCACCCAGGCGTGGCCGGCCCGGCCGCGGCCCAGCCCGCCGAGCGCGAGGAGCGCGACGACCCCGAGGAAGGCGAGCGGCGGCCAGAAGCGTGCCTGCAGTCCCCGGTAGGGGCGCGGCTCCACGCCGAACGCCAGCGCGAGCGAATCGGGGACGGCCCCGGCCCGCCAGAGCACGACCGCGCAGCCGGCGAGCGCGACCCCGCCGACGGCCACCGCGATCCAGCCGGGCAGCACCGGGCCGTGGTGCTCGTGCAGCCGGTCGTCGCCGCGGGGGACGCGGCGTCCGGGGGCGGACCGGGGCGTGACGGCGGTCTGGGCCTTCGGCTGCGGGGGCTTCTGCATCTGCATCTGCATCTGCTGGGGGCCCGGCTGCTGGGGGTCCGGCTGCTGCGGGTCCGGCTGCTGCGGCTGGACGGCGCCGCGGAACGGAAGGTGCACCGGCACCTCGGTCACCGCGACCCCGCGCACCGCGGTGACCAGGGGCAGGTCCTGCGTATCGTCCTCGGCGATCCGCGCCACGGCCCGCGCGACGACCTCGACCACCTCGGCCGCCCCGGGCCCGGGGACGACTCCGCCGCCGATCGCGGCCTCGGTGGCCTCGGCGGCCCCGTCCGTGACGGCCTCGCCGTCCGTGTCACCGGCTCCGCCCGGAGCGGGCACGGACCGCGCCGGCTCCGGCCCGCCCGCCCGGTCGGCCGGAGCCGCGTCTCCCGGCTCGGGCAGGTCCTCCGGGGCGGGGCCCGGGACCGCGTGCTGCGCGCCGCGGCCGTGTTCGGCGGCCGAGCCGCCCTGTCCCGGCAGGTCCCAGGCAGCGGGTGGACCCGCGTGTCGCGGAGCGTGCTCCGCGGCGGCGAGGGGCGCGCCCGGTGCGGGCACGGCGGTCGGGGGCCAGGTCTCGGCCCCGTCCTGCGGGTGGGGCCGGGCGGTTTCGGTGTCGGGGTTCCGCAGCCGGATCGTGGCCGCACCGGCGTGGGTCGCCTCGTCCTGGGGGTGCGGGATGTCCAGCCCCGGCTCGGCCTGGGCCCGCGCCGCCGGTACGTCGCTGCGCGCACCCTCCCCCGCCCGTCCGGCGGGCCCGTGCGGGGCGACGGCCGTGGCCTGCGCCGCCGCACCCACGGCGACCAGCCCCTGCGAGTCCGGCTCGACCCCGGCCGCAGCCGGCCGGGAGGCGGCTTCGCCGCGCGCCGACCCGGACGGCTCGCCCGCCAGTGCCCAACCGGTGGACGCGGCCCACTCGGTCACCGCCGCCGCGGGCACGGGGGGCGCGGCCGTCACCGCATCGGAGGCCCTGGCCACGGAGACCTCGGCCCGCCCCGAAGGAACCGGCACGAGCGCGGCCACGTCGGGCGCACCCCCGGCCCGCTCGGCGCCGACCCTTGCGGGAACCCACCCCGCCGCGGCCGGCACCGACGCGGCCCGGTCAGGCGAAGCCGACAAGCGCGAGCCCGACTCGGTCCCGGCCCCGGCCGCTGCCCGCCCGGCTGCGTCCTGCGCGGGCGCGGCCACGTCGGGCGCACCCGACAGGGGCACGCCCCGCTCAACGCCGGGCTCGGCCGCTGCCCACCATGCGGCTGCCGGCACGGGTGCGGCCAGGTCGTGCGCGATCGCGTCCGGCACGGCTGCGGCCGACAGGTACGAGCCCGGCTCGGTCCCGGGCCCGGCCGCTGCCGGCACGGGTGCGGCCAGGTCGGGCGCGACCGACAGCGGTGCGCCCGGCTCGGCGCCGGCCTCGGCCGCTGCCCACCGTGCGGCAGCCGGCGCGGCCGCGGCCAGGTCAGGCTCACCCGACAGGGGTGCGTTCCGCTCGGCGCCGGGCTCGGCCGGTGCCCACCGTGCGGCGGCGGGCACGGCTGCGGTCGGCACGGTCGGGCCCGGCTCGGTACCGGACCCGGCCGCTGCCCACCTGGCCTCGGTCGGTGCGGCCTCGGCCGGAACGGCCCACCGGGGCGCGGCAACTGCCGGTGCGGCTTCGCCCGGCGTGGTTCCGCCCGGCGTGACCGCGCCCGGTCCGGCGGCGCCCGGCGTGGCCGCGCCCAGTGCGGCCGTGCCCGGTGCGGCCTCGGGCTGGGGTGCCGCGGGGCGTTCCGCTTCGGTCGGAGTCGGGGTGGACGGGGGCGGGGGCGTCGCTCGGGGGGTGGGGTGCGGGGGGATCTCGAAGGTGCCTGTGGTCGATGTGGTGCGCGTGGGGTACATCGTTGCCTCCGTCATGCGAACAGCCGGCGCCAGGTTTCCGGGCCCGGGTAGCCGTTGGCCTCGGCGCCGCGCCAGCCCTGGGCTCGCTGGAACGCCTCGACGTTGCGGCGGTCGGCCTCGCCCCAGCGGGGGCCCGGTCCGGCCGTGTAGTACTTGCCGAAGCCCTTCTTCACCAGCTGGCGGCCAAGGGCGGTGATGGACGGGTGGGAAGTCCCGGGCCGGAAGAAGGACGCCCCGGGGTAGGCGGGTTTGCCCGCCGGGCCCGGTGCGCCGCCCGTGAGCGGCGGGATGTCCTTGCCCTGGTGCTTGGCGAGCAGCCGCCAGGTGGTGGCTCCCGGGAGGCCGTCGGCGTCCGCGCCCGTCCAGCCCTGGGCGCGCTGGAAGGCCTCGGTCGCCTGCCGGTCGGCGTCGGACCACTTCGTAGCGGCGCCCTTCGGGTAGAAGCGCAGCCCGCCGCGGTCGATCAGCATCCGGCCGAGCTGGGCGACGTACGCGTTGTCCGCGCCCGGCCCGAATTTCGACGCCCCGGGGAAGGCTGCCGGGACGGCCGGCGTGCCACCCGGCGCGGGCGGCTCGCCCGTGACCGGTGGCACGGGAACGTCGGGAACGACCCCGCCCGCCAGCCCGTTGAACCGGTACGGGATGTACTTCACCGAGTTGTTCCAGTAGCCGTACGGCGTGGCCAGCTTCCGCGTCGTGGGCCGCGTCTGCTCGTAGGCGACGTAGTGCGTGCGCGTCTCGTCCACCCAGCCGCCGAAGATCACCACGTGCGAGCCCTTGTTGGGGTCGGCCGGGTTGTGGAAGAGCAGCATGTCTCCGGGGAGCAGCTCCTCCTTCGTGATCCGCGTCGCGAACTTGTCGAGGCTGCCGGTCCATTCGTTCGTGCCGAGGTTCCAGACCATCGAGACGAAGCCGGAGCAGTCCTGCCGGTACCCGTCCGACCAGTACTCCTCCATGCTGTACGGGACCTTCGCGTCCAGCCACAGCTTCGCCCGGTTGATGATCGTCGCCCGGTCGGTCCGCTTCACCGCGGAGGGCGCTCCCGGCTGCCCGGCCGGCTTCGCGGGCGTGCCCTTCTTGCCCTTCGGCCCGTGCAGCGGCGCCCGGCCGCCCTGCGGGGAGCCGGGGTCGTCCAGCGCCACCCGGCCGCCGGGACCCGGCGCGGCCGTGGCCACGGACGCTCCCCCGCCGCCGAGGACCACTCCCGCGGCGGTGGCCAGGACCAGCGCCCGGCGGGCTCCGCGCGCGGCCGGGTGTCCGCCGTCGCGCAGCGGTATGGCCCGGGCGCGCGCGAGCGTGCGACGGCGCCGGGCACAGCCTTGGCACGGGCAGTCGCCGGCGGGTTCGTACTCCTCGAAGGAGGGCAGCGGCATCGGCGGCATCGCCTCGGCCACCGGCACCGCCATGGGCGTCGCTTCGTACACATGCGTCGGAGGCTGCGTCGTCATGCCGTTCCGTCCACTCCCCTGCTCGTCACTGGTCGGCCGGGACCGCATCTGGCGGGGCATCAGATCCGGCGCGGCCCAGACATATCGTGCACGATAAAACCCCTAAACATGGGTTAATCGGACAGAACGGGCGCGGCTTGTCACGAGCACCCGCAGCCGTGGGGTAGAGTTTTACCTGTCACCAAGCGCCGCTAGCTCAGTTGGTTAGAGCAGCTGACTCTTAATCAGCGGGTCCGGGGTTCGAGTCCCTGGCGGCGCACAGACGCAAAGAAGCCCCTCGCAGTGAGGGTGAATTCGAGGGGTCGTTGCAACACGTGGTCGGTTGATCAGGCCGCGAGCAGTTTAGACAGGCGCTCGGCTGGGGTTTCCCAGCCGAGCGTTTTGCGTGGGCGCCCGTTGAGTTCGGCGGCGACGGTGGCCAGGTCCTGGGGCGTGTGCCGGGACAGGTCGGTGCCCTTGGGGAAGTACTGCCGCAGCAGGCCGTTCGTGTTCTCGTTGGAGCCGCGCTGCCAGGGACTGGCCGGGTTGCAGAAGTAGACCGGGATGTTCGTGGCGACGGTGAATGCCTGGTGGGCGGCCATCTCCACGCCCTGGTCCCAGGTCAGGGATCGCCGCAGGTGGGGCGGGAGAGTCTTCACCGTCTCCACGAGCGCGTCCCGGGTGCTGGCCGCCGTGTGGTCGAAGGGCAGGTGGGCGAGCATCACGTAGCGGGTGGTGCGTTCGACGAGGGTGCCGATCGCGGACTTGCCGTCCTTTCCGATGATGAGATCGCCTTCCCAGTGGCCGGGGACGGCCCTGTCGGCGGCCTCGGCAGGCCGGTCGCTGATCATCACCATGTTCGGTATGGCGCGCGGCTTGCGCTTGTAGGACTGGCGGTGTGGCCGGCGGCGGGACCGGCCCGTCCGCAGGGCGCGGGTGAGTTCGCGGCGGAGCTCTCCGCGGCCCTGGACGTAGAGAGCCTGGTAGATCGTCTCGTGGGCCACGTGCATCTCCGGCCGGGCGGGGAACCGTGCCTGCAGAGCCTGGCAGATCTGTTCCGGACTCCATCGGAGTGTGAGGTGGGCCTGGATGAACTGGCGTAGTTCGGCGCTCCGGCGGATCTTGCCGGGCTTGGGGCGGGGGCGCCGTTGCTCGGCGCGGCGGTGGGCTGCGTGGGGCCGGTAGGCCCAGCAGGACGAGTCGCCGCGTGAGGGAATGCCGTTGCGGCGGATCTCCCTGCTGATGGTGGAGGGGCTGCGGCCCAGCTCGGCGGCGATGGTGCGGATCGACGCCTTCTCGCGCAGTCGGTCGGCTATGTGGATGCGGTCCTCTTCGCGGAGGTACCTGGATACGCCAGAAGCCGAAGCCTCCACGGTGATCGGAGGCTTCGGCTTCCCAGACGGCGGCGAGTGCCAACCGTTGCGCCATCTCTTGCCGGTCCGCAGGTTGATACCGACGATCCGGCAGGCTTCTCTGTTGCTGTAGCCCTGCTGCATGAGCCGGGAGTATGCCTCCCGCTCACGCGTCAGACGGCCACCGCCCCCTGGTCCCCGGTTCTCCCGGATCTTGAAATCCATCGCATCCCCTGAGCTGGGGTGTTGCGACGACCACTAGAACTCAAGGAGAACTGCGAGGGGCTTCTTCGTGCCTCCGGGGCGGTCGCTTCAGGCGGTCGCTTCAGACCGCCGTTCCCGGGCGGACTCCGACGCCCGTCAGGTACGCCGACACCACCACGTTCGCCGAGTACTCCTTGGCCGCCTTGTCGTAGGTGCCGCCGCAGGTCACCAGCCGCAGTTCGGCCCGGCCCCGGACTTTGGGACCGTAGACCTTGGCCGGGTCGAAGTCCGCGCGCTCGTGGACCCGTACGTCCTCGATCGTGAACTCCGCCACCGAGCCGTCGGCCCGCAGCACCCGCACCTTGTCACCCGTCTTCGCCGAGCTCAGGCCGTAGAACACGGCCGGCTTCGACCGCGTGTCCACGTGGCCGACCAGCAGCGCCGTCCCGGCCGCGCCGGGCTGGGCGCCGCCGCGCCACCAGCCGACCGTGCCCGGGTTCTCGTACGGGGGCGGTTCGATCGCCCCCTTCGCGTCGAGGTCCCGGACCATCACCGGGGCCTGCACGCCGAGGGACGGTACGTCGACCCGCGAGGGCGCGGCCGGCCCCAGCGGGGTGTGCGCGGCGGGCATGCCCGGGGCGGCCGGTCCGCCGGCCCGGCCGGGCAGGGGTATCGCCACCCCGGTGATCTCGCGGCCCCACAGCCACAGGCCGAGGACCAGCACCGACCAGGCGGCGAAGGTCAGCAGCCGGGAGCCGCCGGAGCTCCTCGGCTCCCCACTCACCCGATCACCCGGTCACTCGCCGCTGCGGCGGCGGCGCAGGGTCAGCGCCCGGCCGGCGACCGCGAGGGTGGCGGCGGCGGCGAGGACGGCGCCGATCACCGTGTGCGGCAGGCCCGGGCCGTCGCCGTCGTGGCTCTTCTTCGTCGCCGCGGCGAGCTGCGCGGAATCGGCGGCCTTGGCGGCTTCCGCCGAACCTGCCGCCTTCGACTTCGCGGCGATCTCCTCGGACATGCCGCCGCCGCCCGCGTGGACCGGCCAGATGGGTGTGCGGTGGGGGTCGGGGCGGTGCTCGCGGCGGCGCTCGATCTCGATCGTGCCCCATTCGCGTTCGCCGCCGCGGCCGCCGCACTTGATC is a window from the Streptomyces sp. NBC_01244 genome containing:
- a CDS encoding AMP-binding protein, coding for MRTTTPETVAELIASQWGDHRPGLKYADGVLSHHRTAREAAARAALLVDLLPPGAEPHIGVLLDNTPEFPFWLGAAALAGAAVAGINPTRRGPELARDILHTDCRILVTERTHLPLLRGLDLPGVRLLVTDTDEYEALLDPYATAKPGDATLGPGPTPSSRLLLYFTSGSTGAPKAAICTQGRLAGAGASLARHFSVTPDDVHYICMPLFHGNAVIADWLPALAGGAAVALRRRFSASAFLDDVRAYEATYFTYVGRAVQYLLATPPRPDDREHTLRLGFGTEAGAVDAARFAERFGVRLVEGYGATEGGASVQRTPDTPPGALGRAGAGDDLAVIDPETGRECPPAELDPQGRLLNGSEAIGELVNKGRSLFEGYWRNPDAEAARTRDGWYWTGDLFFRDPDGFLYFAGRTDDQLRVDSENLAAAVIENILARWTRAAAVAVYAVPDEVAGDQVMAAVALREGAAFSPQGFAAFLAAQPDLGTKMAPRYVRIVGAMPTTATNKVHRVSLRREAFHTTDPVWWRPPGEDAYRRLEAEDLTGLLAAYEAQGRADLLSR
- a CDS encoding lytic polysaccharide monooxygenase auxiliary activity family 9 protein, yielding MRSFRMPRTKRAAATATATTVGLGVVAALALVTAPTASSHGYTDTPISRQKLCANKTVSDCGPIQWEPQSVEGLKGFPAAGPADGRICAGNHTEFAQLDDPRGGAWPATPVTSGQSYGFRWQFTANHSTTDFRYYVTKNGWDSTKPLTRAALDPQPFLTVAYNGARPAMTTVHQGAMPSGKTGRHMILAVWTVNDTPMAFYSCSDVRF
- a CDS encoding SPFH domain-containing protein; its protein translation is MYPTRTTSTTGTFEIPPHPTPRATPPPPSTPTPTEAERPAAPQPEAAPGTAALGAATPGAAGPGAVTPGGTTPGEAAPAVAAPRWAVPAEAAPTEARWAAAGSGTEPGPTVPTAAVPAAARWAPAEPGAERNAPLSGEPDLAAAAPAAARWAAAEAGAEPGAPLSVAPDLAAPVPAAAGPGTEPGSYLSAAAVPDAIAHDLAAPVPAAAWWAAAEPGVERGVPLSGAPDVAAPAQDAAGRAAAGAGTESGSRLSASPDRAASVPAAAGWVPARVGAERAGGAPDVAALVPVPSGRAEVSVARASDAVTAAPPVPAAAVTEWAASTGWALAGEPSGSARGEAASRPAAAGVEPDSQGLVAVGAAAQATAVAPHGPAGRAGEGARSDVPAARAQAEPGLDIPHPQDEATHAGAATIRLRNPDTETARPHPQDGAETWPPTAVPAPGAPLAAAEHAPRHAGPPAAWDLPGQGGSAAEHGRGAQHAVPGPAPEDLPEPGDAAPADRAGGPEPARSVPAPGGAGDTDGEAVTDGAAEATEAAIGGGVVPGPGAAEVVEVVARAVARIAEDDTQDLPLVTAVRGVAVTEVPVHLPFRGAVQPQQPDPQQPDPQQPGPQQMQMQMQKPPQPKAQTAVTPRSAPGRRVPRGDDRLHEHHGPVLPGWIAVAVGGVALAGCAVVLWRAGAVPDSLALAFGVEPRPYRGLQARFWPPLAFLGVVALLALGGLGRGRAGHAWVLTLFGRYRGTVRRTGLTWISPLLLRRRVDVRLRHWRSDPMPAVDSGGLALQVVVQVVWQVKDTARATLAVEDHVDYLAEQVESAMARVLSQLPADAFHEAAPTLRDAEAVGDALTRMLAAETEAVGVEVFSAQPTRIEYAPEVADAMRRRRVAAIDAKHRDTVLTSVVDAVDDTVHRLTSRGIVELDDYERKALVKDLTVAFYTGRAE
- a CDS encoding peptidoglycan-binding protein; the protein is MPLPSFEEYEPAGDCPCQGCARRRRTLARARAIPLRDGGHPAARGARRALVLATAAGVVLGGGGASVATAAPGPGGRVALDDPGSPQGGRAPLHGPKGKKGTPAKPAGQPGAPSAVKRTDRATIINRAKLWLDAKVPYSMEEYWSDGYRQDCSGFVSMVWNLGTNEWTGSLDKFATRITKEELLPGDMLLFHNPADPNKGSHVVIFGGWVDETRTHYVAYEQTRPTTRKLATPYGYWNNSVKYIPYRFNGLAGGVVPDVPVPPVTGEPPAPGGTPAVPAAFPGASKFGPGADNAYVAQLGRMLIDRGGLRFYPKGAATKWSDADRQATEAFQRAQGWTGADADGLPGATTWRLLAKHQGKDIPPLTGGAPGPAGKPAYPGASFFRPGTSHPSITALGRQLVKKGFGKYYTAGPGPRWGEADRRNVEAFQRAQGWRGAEANGYPGPETWRRLFA
- a CDS encoding IS30 family transposase translates to MDFKIRENRGPGGGGRLTREREAYSRLMQQGYSNREACRIVGINLRTGKRWRNGWHSPPSGKPKPPITVEASASGVSRYLREEDRIHIADRLREKASIRTIAAELGRSPSTISREIRRNGIPSRGDSSCWAYRPHAAHRRAEQRRPRPKPGKIRRSAELRQFIQAHLTLRWSPEQICQALQARFPARPEMHVAHETIYQALYVQGRGELRRELTRALRTGRSRRRPHRQSYKRKPRAIPNMVMISDRPAEAADRAVPGHWEGDLIIGKDGKSAIGTLVERTTRYVMLAHLPFDHTAASTRDALVETVKTLPPHLRRSLTWDQGVEMAAHQAFTVATNIPVYFCNPASPWQRGSNENTNGLLRQYFPKGTDLSRHTPQDLATVAAELNGRPRKTLGWETPAERLSKLLAA
- a CDS encoding class F sortase — translated: MSGEPRSSGGSRLLTFAAWSVLVLGLWLWGREITGVAIPLPGRAGGPAAPGMPAAHTPLGPAAPSRVDVPSLGVQAPVMVRDLDAKGAIEPPPYENPGTVGWWRGGAQPGAAGTALLVGHVDTRSKPAVFYGLSSAKTGDKVRVLRADGSVAEFTIEDVRVHERADFDPAKVYGPKVRGRAELRLVTCGGTYDKAAKEYSANVVVSAYLTGVGVRPGTAV